One window of Phocoena phocoena chromosome 13, mPhoPho1.1, whole genome shotgun sequence genomic DNA carries:
- the LOC136133030 gene encoding plasminogen activator inhibitor 2-like, translating to MEELYKANTIFALSFFSHLANTSAATQNLFFSPWSISSTMAMIYLGARGNTADQMAKVLRFNKGGDHKVAPDTQEIFTSCEFTQKIQRGTYPDAILQAQAADTIHSSFRSLSSAMNTSTGEYLLESANKLFGDKSARFRERYMQLSKKYYSTEPQAVDFLERAEDARKKINSWVKTQTKGKIPNLLPEGSIDAETKMVLVNAVYFKGNWKTPFQKKLNRLYPFRVNLYERKEVQMMFLHDKLNTGYIEDLKVQILELPYAGYVSMFLLLPDGIAECSTGLELLESEITYDKLNKWLSEDTMAEDDVEVYVPRFKLEEHYGLKSILMSMGMDDAFSQGQANFLGMSEKNDLFLSEVFHQASVDVNEEGTEAAAGTGAIMSGRTGHGGPQFVADHPFLFFIMHKITKSILFFGRFASP from the exons ATGGAAGAACTTTACAAGGCAAACACAATCTTtgccctcagtttcttcagccaTCTGGCAAATACAAGTGCTGCCACCCAGAATCTCTTCTTCTCTCCATGGAGCATCTCCTCCACCATGGCCATGATCTACCTGGGTGCCAGGGGCAACACTGCAGACCAGATGGCCAAA GTGCTTCGGTTTAACAAAGGTGGAGACCACAAAGTCGCCCCAGACACCCAAGAGATCTTCACCAGTTGTGAATTCACACAGAAGATCCAGAGGGGCACTTATCCTGATGCTATTCTGCAG GCACAAGCTGCAGACACAATCCATTCATCCTTCCGCTCTCTCAGCTCCGCCATGAACACGTCCACAGGGGAGTATTTATTGGAAAGTGCCAATAAGCTGTTTGGCGATAAGTCTGCAAGATTCAGGGAA agaTACATGCAGCTCTCCAAGAAATATTACTCTACAGAACCCCAGGCAGTTGACTTCCTAGAACGTGCAGAAGATGCCAGAAAAAAGATTAATTCCTGGGTCAAGACTCAAACCAAAG GCAAAATCCCAAACTTGTTACCTGAAGGTTCTATAGATGCAGAGACCAAGATGGTCCTGGTGAATGCTGTCTACTTCAAAGGAAATTGGAAAACTCCATTTCAGAAGAAATTAAACAGGCTTTATCCTTTCCGTGTGAACTTG taTGAGCGCAAAGAAGTACAGATGATGTTCTTGCATGACAAGCTGAACACTGGATACATAGAAGACCTAAAGGTCCAGATTCTAGAACTGCCCTATGCTGGATACGTCAGTATGTTCCTGTTGCTTCCAGATGGAATTGCTGAGTGTTCTACTGGCTTGGAGTTG CTGGAAAGTGAAATAACTTATGACAAACTCAACAAGTGGCTCAGTGAAGACACGATGGCTGAGGATGATGTGGAGGTGTATGTCCCCCGGTTCAAATTAGAAGAGCATTATggactcaagtccattctcatgAGCATGGGCATGGATGATGCCTTCAGCCAGGGCCAAGCCAATTTCTTAGGCATGTCTGAAAAGAATGACCTGTTTCTGTCTGAAGTGTTCCATCAAGCCTCTGTGGACGTGAACGAGGAGGGCACTGAAGCAGCTGCTGGCACTGGGGCCATTATGTCAGGGAGAACTGGCCATGGAGGCCCACAGTTCGTGGCGGAccatcctttcctcttctttatcaTGCACAAGATAACCAAGAGTATCCTCTTTTTTGGCAGATTTGCCTCACCCTAG